The stretch of DNA GCGATGCGCAGCCAGGCGTAGCCCGGCTCCACCATTTTCGCCTTGACGCTCTTCTGGACGATTTCGCCGCGCACGATGGTGAAGCGCAGCGGCGCGGCGCTGGACTTGCGCGCGACCGTCAGGGTGACCCGGGTGCCCGGCTCGCCGCGCATGCGCTTGATCGCCTCGTCGATCGGCAGGCCCTGCACCGGCTGGCCGTCGATCTGGGTAATCAGGTCGCCCTCCTTGATGCCTGCGTGCCAGGCGGGAGAATCCTCGATCGGGGCGACGATTTCCACGAAACCGTCCTCGCTTTCGGAAATCTCGATCCCCAGGCCGACGAAGCGGCCCTCGGTGCCTTCGCGCAGCTCGCGGTAGGCGCGCGGGTCGAGGTAGGCCGAGTGCGGGTCGAGCGAGGCCACCATGCCGGAAATCGCTTGCGACAGCAGGGCCTTGTCCTCGACCGGCTCGACGTAGGTGGATTTGATGACGCCGTAGACGTCGGCCAGCTGGCGCAGCTCGGCCAGGGGCATGCCGGCGTCAACTGGTTTCTGGGCCAGCGCGGAAAACTGCATGGTCACCGCGACCCCGGCGATGGCGCCCAGGCCGACGAGACAGGAATTCTTGAAAGTGGAGCCCATGGTTCACCCAATGTGAGCGCTGCGGCCGGGATTGCACATGAGGTAGCGCATGCCCAGTATAAACCCGAACGCCGGGGGCCCGCTGCGAAGCAGGCCAAACCACATGCAAGCAAGCTAAAACCTTAGGGAAACGTTAAGACCTTGTTACGGATTGTCCAGCTTGGTAAGCAATTGTAAGAGTCAAAGCGGACGTAGGGGAGGGGACCTATAGTCAATCTCAGTTTTTCTCTCTCTCCACTTTTTGAAGTGGTCTTTGCCCGCGGCTCCTCCGCGGGCTTTTTTATGCCCGTTTCCCGGCCCGGTTCCGGAATTGTACATTCCCAAGAGTAAGGCGCCGCCGAGGCAGCGAGGGTTGTTGTGACGTACCAACACATGCATATACGATATCCCCCCGTCCGCATGTATCGAAAAGTAAAAAAGCCCTGCAGGCCCTTTCTGCCCCTTGCCCACCCGCTAGAATGCTTGTAGCCCTACCGTCGAGGACGGCGGGTGAGACGGCCCACAGGTAAACGCTGCGGGCGCACAACGATGAGACCGGCCACGAGCCGGCCGCTTTTTCCCAACCCCAGTTTTCCAAGCAATCGAGGACCATTCCGTGAAGCGAATCCTTCTGAGCACCCTGACGCTGTCCCTGGCGGCAGCCTTTGCCAATGCGGCCGACAAGCCGGCCGGCGCCCCGGCCGCCGCCACCGCAGCAAACGCCAAGGCGGTCGCCGCGCCGATCTCGGGCATCGACACCCAATACATCGACACCAGCGTGCGCCCGCAGGACGACTTCTTCACCTACCTGAACGGCAAGTGGCTGAAAGAGACCGAGATCCCGAGCGACAAGGCAAGCTGGGGCACCTTCATGAAGCTGCGCGACGACACCTCGCCGCAGATCAAGGCCATCATCGAGGCCGCGCAGGCCGACAAGTCGGCCAAGGCCGGCTCGGAAACCCAGAAGATCGGCGACCTGTACGCCAGCTACATGGATGAAGCGCGCCGCGAAGCGCTGGGCACCAAGCCCCTGGCCGGCGAGCTGCAGAAGATCCGCACCCTGAAGGACAAGAAGGGCCTGCCGAACCTGGTGGCCCACCTGGCGAAGATCGGCGTGTCGACCCCGTACGGCATCTACGTCAGCCAGGACATGCGTAACTCGACCGAACACGTCGTGTACATCTCGCAGAGCGGTCTGGGTATGCCGGACCGCGACTACTACCTGAAGCAGGACGACGCCAAGCTGGCCGAAGTGCGCACCAAGTACCTGGCGCACGTCGAGAAGACCCTGGCGCTGGCCGGCGAGAAGGATGCCGCGGCCCAGGCCAAGGCCATCGTCGATTTCGAAACCGAGCTGGCCAAGGTGCAGTGGACCCGCGTCGAGAATCGCGACCCGGTCAAGCGCTACAACAAGATGAGCGTGGCCGAGCTGGGCAAACTGGCGCCGGGCTACGACTGGAAGGCGGCGCTGGGCGCATCCGGCATCGGCAACAAGGTCGACACCATCATCGTCAACCAGCCGAGCTACTTCCAGGGCCTGAACGAGGTGCTGGCCAAGACCGACCTGTCGACCCTGAAATCCTACTTCGAATGGCAGCTGCTGCGTGAATTCTCGCCGCTGCTGTCGAAAGCCTTCGTCGAGCAGAGCTTCTCCTTCTATGGCACCGCGCTGTCGGGCGTGACCGAGCAGGCGCCGCTGTGGAAGCGCGGCGTCGGCATGGTCGAGGGCTCGCTGGGCGAAGCCGTCGGCAAGCTGTACGTGAAGGAACACTTCCCGGCCGAGCGCAAGGCGCGCATGGAAGAGCTGGTAAGGAACCTGATCGTCGCCTACGGCCAGTCGATCGACAACCTCGAGTGGATGAGCCCGGACACCAAGAAGGAAGCCCGCGCCAAGCTGGCCAAGTTCACCCCGAAGATCGGCTACCCGGACAAGTGGCGCGACTACTCGAAGCTGAGCATCAAGCGTGACGACCTGGTCGGCAACGCGATGCGCACCGCGACCTTCCGCTACAACTACCAGCTGAACAAGCTGGGCAAGCCGGTCGACCGCACCGAGTGGGGCATGACGCCGCAGACCGTCAACGCCTACTACCGCAGCACGACCAACGAGATCGTGTTCCCGGCCGCGATCCTGCAGCCGCCGTTCTTCGACATGCGCGCCGACGACGCGGTCAACTACGGCGCGATCGGCGCCGTGATCGGCCACGAGATCGGCCACGGCTTCGACGACAAGGGCAGCCAGTCGGATGGCGACGGCAACCTGCGCAACTGGTGGACCGAGTCGGACAAGGCCGCCTTCAAGGCCCGCACCGACAAGCTGGTCAAGCAGTTCAACGGCTTCTCGCCGCTGCCGGGCTATAACGTCAACGGCGAACTGACCCTGGGCGAG from Massilia varians encodes:
- a CDS encoding M13 family metallopeptidase, which translates into the protein MKRILLSTLTLSLAAAFANAADKPAGAPAAATAANAKAVAAPISGIDTQYIDTSVRPQDDFFTYLNGKWLKETEIPSDKASWGTFMKLRDDTSPQIKAIIEAAQADKSAKAGSETQKIGDLYASYMDEARREALGTKPLAGELQKIRTLKDKKGLPNLVAHLAKIGVSTPYGIYVSQDMRNSTEHVVYISQSGLGMPDRDYYLKQDDAKLAEVRTKYLAHVEKTLALAGEKDAAAQAKAIVDFETELAKVQWTRVENRDPVKRYNKMSVAELGKLAPGYDWKAALGASGIGNKVDTIIVNQPSYFQGLNEVLAKTDLSTLKSYFEWQLLREFSPLLSKAFVEQSFSFYGTALSGVTEQAPLWKRGVGMVEGSLGEAVGKLYVKEHFPAERKARMEELVRNLIVAYGQSIDNLEWMSPDTKKEARAKLAKFTPKIGYPDKWRDYSKLSIKRDDLVGNAMRTATFRYNYQLNKLGKPVDRTEWGMTPQTVNAYYRSTTNEIVFPAAILQPPFFDMRADDAVNYGAIGAVIGHEIGHGFDDKGSQSDGDGNLRNWWTESDKAAFKARTDKLVKQFNGFSPLPGYNVNGELTLGENIGDNAGLSIAYNAYKLSLHGKPAPVIDGLTGDQRFFMGFGQVWRSKMREAQQINQVKTDPHSPGQFRANGTVMNMPEFYEAFNVKPGDKMYLAPEDRVIIW